The following proteins come from a genomic window of Papilio machaon chromosome 7, ilPapMach1.1, whole genome shotgun sequence:
- the LOC106712674 gene encoding ATP-binding cassette sub-family G member 1 yields the protein MMLAGAQIVDEQSVAYRPDMSGTVRPSASPSQAPTPASPLGTQGLRQTVAKIPNRDPVDIHFSNITCTVSLGINKGQKQILHGVHGRLRPRQLIAIMGPSGAGKSTLLDVLSGYRISGVGGAVFINGRGRVLKKFKRMSCYIQQDDRLQGLLTVGENMMLAADLKLPTKLDKYEKGEVIEDILTNLGLYEHMNTSAAQLSGGQRKRLSIALELISNPLIMFLDEPTTGLDSSSCSNVVELCRSLAHQGRTIVCTVHQPSASLFALFDHVYVLAAGSCLYQGTTANLVPYLHQAGLPCPMYHNPADYIIELACGEYGEDKIEYLTNKAENGRDLSWFEEPEGIPSMEALRKQYPLSVLKEQDSGPAAEETSQSNQTSVLIKRGFMKAKRDSTMTHLRLVVNVVVGIMLGSLFIKAGNEGSRVIENYNLLFAILMHHMMSPMMLTILTFPSEMSILIKEHFNRWYSLGSYYISITLVDLPISIVSCLVFSIIVYTMSSQPLDVVRFLMFFAISLYTVLVAQSFGLMIGAVFNVVNGTFLGPALSVPMMMFAGFGVTLRDLPPYLYWGSYVSYLRYGLEGLIGAIYGLERPTLDCNQAKYCHYRYPRTFLKEVAMSPDMFWWDVLALTVFVFVLRTAAFLLLKWKLNAVR from the exons ATGATGCTCGCAGGCGCGCAAATCGTGGACGAGCAGAGTGTGGCCTATAGGCCTGACATGTCGGGAACAGTGAGGCCTAGTGCCAGCCCCTCCCAAGCCCCTACCCCCGCCTCTCCCCTGGGAACTCAAGGCCTAAGACAAACCGTCGCTAAAATCCCGAACAGGGATCCAGTGGATATCCATTTCTCCAATATCACATGTACCGTCAGCTTAGGCATCAATAAag GTCAGAAGCAGATCCTGCATGGAGTGCACGGTAGACTACGTCCTCGGCAGCTGATCGCTATCATGGGCCCCTCTGGCGCCGGCAAGTCCACATTACTCGACGTACTCTCCGGATACCGTATTAGTGGCGTTGGTGGAGCAGTCTTCATTAATGGAAGGGGGCGTGTCCTTA AGAAGTTCAAGCGCATGTCGTGCTACATACAGCAGGACGACCGGCTGCAGGGCCTGCTCACTGTCGGCGAGAACATGATGCTCGCCGCAGACCTTAAGCTGCCCACCAAACTAGACAAATACGAGAAGGGAGAAGTG ATCGAAGACATCCTGACCAACCTCGGTTTATACGAGCACATGAACACTAGCGCTGCGCAGCTATCTGGTGGTCAGAGAAAGCGACTCTCCATTGCTCTGGAGCTCATCAGCAATCCACTCATTATGTTCCTAGATGAACCCACTAC AGGTCTCGACAGTTCCTCGTGCTCGAATGTGGTGGAACTATGCCGTAGCTTGGCACATCAGGGACGGACAATTGTGTGCACGGTGCATCAGCCATCGGCGTCGCTGTTCGCACTCTTCGACCACGTGTACGTACTGGCAGCGGGCAGCTGCCTCTACCAGGGCACTACCGCCAATCTAGTGCCGTATCTACACCAAGCCGGCTTACCTTGTCCCATGTATCACAATCCCGCCGATTACA TAATAGAATTAGCGTGCGGCGAATACGGTGAGGACAAGATCGAGTACTTGACGAACAAAGCGGAAAATGGGAGAGACTTGAGCTGGTTCGAAGAGCCAGAGGGCATTCCTAGCATGGAGGCGCTCCGCAAGCAGTATCCACTCAGCGTTCTAAAGGAACAAGACTCAGGACCCGCGGCAGAAGAGACCTCACAATCCAACCAGACTTCGGTGCTCATCAAAAGAGGATTCATGAAAGCTAAACGTGATTCT actatgacgCACTTGAGGCTTGTGGTGAACGTTGTGGTGGGCATTATGCTCGGCAGCTTATTCATCAAGGCGGGCAATGAAGGCTCGCGTGTGATAGAGAACTACAATCTACTGTTCGCCATACTGATGCACCACATGATGTCACCTATGATGCTCACCATACTCACAT TTCCATCAGAGatgtcaatattaataaaggaaCACTTCAATCGATGGTACTCGCTGGGTTCTTACTACATATCGATAACGCTTGTGGATCTGCCGATCtct ATCGTGTCGTGTCTGGTGTTCAGCATCATAGTGTACACGATGTCGTCGCAGCCGCTGGACGTGGTGCGCTTCCTCATGTTCTTCGCGATCTCGCTTTACACGGTGCTCGTCGCGCAGAGTTTCGGTCTCATGATCGGCGCTGTCTTCAATGTCGTG aacgGCACATTCCTGGGGCCTGCGCTCTCAGTGCCAATGATGATGTTCGCCGGCTTCGGCGTGACACTACGAGACCTACCCCCCTACTTGTACTGGGGTTCCTACGTCTCCTACTTACGGTACGGACTGGAGGGACTAATCGGAGCCATCTACGGCCTCGAGAGACCGACACTTGATTGTAACCAGGCCAAATACTGCCATTATAG ATACCCGAGGACGTTTTTAAAAGAAGTAGCGATGTCACCCGACATGTTTTGGTGGGATGTGTTAGCTCTCACCGTCTTCGTCTTCGTTTTAAGAACTGCCGCCTTCTTGTTGTTAAAATGGAAACTCAATGCAGTCAGATAG